The genomic region AGCCGCGCCAGGTGCTCGACGCGCTCAGCGAGTACTACGAGCGGCACAACGCCAACGTCCACCGCGGTGTGTACACCATCGCCGAGGAGGCCACCGCGCTGTACGAGGGCGCTCGCGACAAGGTCGCGGCCTTCATCAACGCACCCAGCCGCAACGAGGTGATCTTCACCAAGAACGCCTCGGAGTCGCTGAACCTCGTCGCCAACATGCTCGGCTGGGCGGACGAGCCCTACCGGGTCGACAGCGACACCGAGATCGTCACCACCGAGATGGAGCACCACTCCAACATCGTGCCGTGGCAGCTGCTCTCGCAGCGCACCGGCGCGAAGCTCAAGTGGTTCGGCATCACGGACGACGGTCGGCTGGACCTGTCCAACATCGACGAGATCATCACGGAGAAGACGAAGATCGTCTCCTTCACGCTCGTCTCCAACATCATGGGCACGATCAACCCGGTCGAGAAGATCATCCGCCGCGCCCAGCAGGTCGGCGCGCTGGTCTGCATCGACGCCTCGCAGGCCGCCCCGCACATGGTGCTCGACGTGCAGGCGCTGCAGGCCGACTTCGTGGCCTTCACCGGCCACAAGATGGTCGGCCCGACCGGCATCGGCGTGCTCTGGGGGCGGCAGGAGCTCCTGGAGGACCTGCCGCCGTTCCTCGGTGGCGGCGAGATGATCGAGACCGTGTCGATGCACTCCTCGACGTACGCCCCCGCCCCGCACAAGTTCGAGGCGGGTACGCCCCCGATCGCGCAGGCCGTCGGCCTCGGAGCGGCCGTGGACTACCTCTCCTCGATCGGCATGGAGAACATCCACCGCCATGAGCAGGCCATCACCGAGTACGCGGTGAGGCGGCTCCTGGAGGTTCCGGACCTCCGGATCATCGGCCCGGCGACGGCCGAGGACCGGGGCGCGACGATCTCGTTCACGCTCGGCGACATCCACCCGCACGACGTGGGGCAGGTGCTCGACGAGCAGGGCATCGCGGTGCGGGTCGGACACCACTGCGCACGCCCGGTGTGCCTGAGGTACGGAATTCCTGCGACGACGCGAGCGTCGTTCTATCTGTACTCCACGCCCGCCGAGGTCGACGCCCTGGTGGACGGGCTCGAACACGTGCGGAACTTTTTCGGTTAGATGGCAGAGCGGCTGAGGGTTGACTGGTGAAGCTTGATTCCATGTACCAGGAAGTGATCCTGGACCACTACAAGCACCCCCACGGGCGTGGCCTGCGGGACGGCGACGCCGAGGTGCACCACGTCAACCCGACGTGCGGCGACGAGATCACGCTCCGCGTGAAGTACGACGGCGACACCATCGCCGACGTCAGTTACGAGGGTCAGGGCTGCTCCATCAGCCAGGCCAGCGCCTCCGTGCTCAACGAGCTGCTGGTGGGCAAGCAGCTCGGCGAGGCGCAGAAGATCCAGGAGACCTTCCTGGAACTGATGCAGTCCAAGGGTCAGCTGGAGCCGGACGACGCGATGGAGGAGGTGCTGGAGGACGCGGTCGCGTTCGCCGGCGTCTCCAAGTATCCGGCCCGGGTCAAGTGCGCGCTGCTGAGCTGGATGGCGTGGAAGGACGCGACGGCGCAGGCGCTGTCCGAAGGGAAGACGGCATGAGCGACAACGAGACTCTTACGACCAAGCCGGCCTCCGAGGAGGAGGTCCGCGAGGCCCTGTACGACGTGGTCGACCCCGAGCTGGGGATCGACGTGGTCAACCTGGGCCTGATCTACGGCATCCACATCGACGACGCCAACATCGCCACCCTCGACATGACCTTGACGTCGGCGGCCTGTCCGCTGACCGATGTCATCGAGGACCAGGCGAAGTCCGCCACGGACGGCATCGTCAACGAGCTCCGGATCAACTGGGTCTGGATGCCGCCGTGGGGCCCCGACAAGATCACCGATGACGGTCGCGAGCAGCTTCGCGCGCTCGGTTTCAACGTCTGAGCCACGACGTCCTGGAAGGCCCCCGGCACTGTGCCGGGGGCCTTCCTCCGTCTGTGTAGCCGCTCGCGCCCGGACCGGGGGCTCCTGCCGGTGCGTCGACCTCCCGCGGGCGGTGACCCGGCGCGGCCGGGGGCTCCTGCCCCGGCCCGTTCACCACTGCGGGGCGCCACCCCCGTACGGCGGAGGCACCGGGCCGGGCGCGAGCGGCTACACAGACGGAGGAAGGCCCCCGGCACAGTGCCGGGGGCCTTCCAGGACGTCGTGGCTCAGACGTTGAAACCGAGCGCGCGAAGCTGCTCGCGACCGTCATCGGTGATCTTGTCGGGGCCCCACGGCGGCATCCAGACCCAGTTGATCCGGAGCTCGTTGACGATGCCGTCCGTGGCGGACTTCGCCTGGTCCTCGATGACATCGGTCAGCGGACAGGCCGCCGACGTCAAGGTCATGTCGAGGGTGGCGATGTTGGCGTCGTCGATGTGGATGCCGTAGATCAGGCCCAGGTTGACCACGTCGATCCCCAGCTCGGGGTCGACCACGTCGTACAGGGCCTCGCGGACCTCCTCCTCGGAGGCCGGCTTGGTCGTAAGAGTCTCGTTGTCGCTCATGCCGTCTTCCCTTCGGACAGCGCCTGCGCCGTCGCGTCCTTCCACGCCATCCAGCTCAGCAGCGCGCACTTGACCCGGGCCGGATACTTGGAGACGCCGGCGAACGCGACCGCGTCCTCCAGCACCTCCTCCATCGCGTCGTCCGGCTCCAGCTGACCCTTGGACTGCATCAGTTCCAGGAAGGTCTCCTGGAACTGATGCAGTCCAAGGGTCAGCTGGAGCCGGACGACGCGATGGAGGAGGTGCTGGAGGACGCGGTCGCGTTCGCCGGCGTCTCCAAGTATCCGGCCCGGGTCAAGTGCGCGCTGCTGAGCTGGATGGCGTGGAAGGACGCGACGGCGCAGGCGCTGTCCGAAGGGAAGACGGCATGAGCGACAACGAGACTCTTACGACCAAGCCGGCCTCCGAGGAGGAGGTCCGCGAGGCCCTGTACGACGTGGTCGACCCCGAGCTGGGGATCGACGTGGTCAACCTGGGCCTGATCTACGGCATCCACATCGACGACGCCAACATCGCCACCCTCGACATGACCTTGACGTCGGCGGCCTGTCCGCTGACCGATGTCATCGAGGACCAGGCGAAGTCCGCCACGGACGGCATCGTCAACGAGCTCCGGATCAACTGGGTCTGGATGCCGCCGTGGGGCCCCGACAAGATCACCGATGACGGTCGCGAGCAGCTTCGCGCGCTCGGTTTCAACGTCTGAGCCACGACGTCCTGGAAGGCCCCCGGCACTGTGCCGGGGGCCTTCCTCCGTCTGTGTAGCCGCTCGCGCCCGGACCGGGGGCTCCTGCCGGTGCGTCGACCTCCCGCGGGCGGTGACCCGGCGCGGCCGGGGGCTCCTGCCCCGGCCCGTTCACCACTGCGGGGCGCCACCCCCGTACGGCGGAGGCACCGGGCCCTGTGCGGGGACGCCGGCGGCCTCGGCCAGGACGGGGCCCAGGTTCTCCGTCCGCATCCGGCGGTCGACGTAGAGCAGGCCGGTCACCAGCTGGGGGAATGTCGTCGAGATGATCTGGCTCACGAGCTGCCCCAGCAGGGTCGCGACCAGATAGCCGCTCATCGCGACCATCACGGCCGTGGGGCTCGGATCGTCCTCCAGCGACGCTGTTCCGATCATGCCGGGGAAGAGCCCGAGGATCGAGAACGGCATCTGGATGACATAGCCGGCCGCTCCCGCTATCACGCCGGCCAGCAGGGTGATGCCGAAGATCCGCCACCAGTCACCGCGCACCAGCTGGGACGAGCGGCGCAGCGCGGCGACGGGCCCCTGGCCCTCGAAGACCACGGCCGCCGGTGCCAGGCTCACCTTTATCCAGATCCAGGCCGCCAGCGGCCCGGTGATCAGGACGCCGACGACGCCCAGGGTGATG from Streptomyces sp. QL37 harbors:
- a CDS encoding cysteine desulfurase, with the protein product MTDARQGLSGLLDTEAIRKDFPILDRTVHDGKKIVYLDSAATSQKPRQVLDALSEYYERHNANVHRGVYTIAEEATALYEGARDKVAAFINAPSRNEVIFTKNASESLNLVANMLGWADEPYRVDSDTEIVTTEMEHHSNIVPWQLLSQRTGAKLKWFGITDDGRLDLSNIDEIITEKTKIVSFTLVSNIMGTINPVEKIIRRAQQVGALVCIDASQAAPHMVLDVQALQADFVAFTGHKMVGPTGIGVLWGRQELLEDLPPFLGGGEMIETVSMHSSTYAPAPHKFEAGTPPIAQAVGLGAAVDYLSSIGMENIHRHEQAITEYAVRRLLEVPDLRIIGPATAEDRGATISFTLGDIHPHDVGQVLDEQGIAVRVGHHCARPVCLRYGIPATTRASFYLYSTPAEVDALVDGLEHVRNFFG
- a CDS encoding SUF system NifU family Fe-S cluster assembly protein, translating into MKLDSMYQEVILDHYKHPHGRGLRDGDAEVHHVNPTCGDEITLRVKYDGDTIADVSYEGQGCSISQASASVLNELLVGKQLGEAQKIQETFLELMQSKGQLEPDDAMEEVLEDAVAFAGVSKYPARVKCALLSWMAWKDATAQALSEGKTA
- a CDS encoding metal-sulfur cluster assembly factor; this translates as MSDNETLTTKPASEEEVREALYDVVDPELGIDVVNLGLIYGIHIDDANIATLDMTLTSAACPLTDVIEDQAKSATDGIVNELRINWVWMPPWGPDKITDDGREQLRALGFNV